Proteins from one Flavobacterium sp. N2038 genomic window:
- a CDS encoding PepSY-associated TM helix domain-containing protein: MNNRHYNIYFHTHTVSGIVISVVLFVIFFAGSFSFFRDEIINWERSESTAITREIKLDYNSALENLDKKHVLHGRNITISKPSIQNRVAVYMEGTKDTLAPAKQKEGSFFYLDKKNFKPYTYEESYSLGEFLYRLHFLAQIPYPVGYYLSGFTALFFLFAIITGLLLHWNKIVSNFYIFRPKEKLKTLWTDAHTALGMIGLPFQFVYAVTGAFFMIKLLIVAPAVMALYKGDQDKLYKELEYNDPDYKFDNKKLAVPFDINKLVAKAKSNWSDFEITRVFIQNYGDANMHVLVEGELPSHKKFTGIGKVIYRVSDGKEIARKNPVTQTSYIGVVKNVLYRIHFGDYGGYALKIVSFILGIITCFVIISGVMIWLVARQKNNLPEKKRRFNAAVVRIYLAICLSMYPITALAFIIVKVFYPLTKSNLFLVYFGGWLLLTLFFIIKKNDAFTNKFCLISGSILGFLIPITNGIISGKWFWNSFIENKFQIFFIDVFWIALASITFYTAYHLKPKKRISA, encoded by the coding sequence ATGAACAATCGTCACTATAATATCTATTTTCACACACATACTGTCAGCGGTATTGTGATCAGCGTTGTACTTTTTGTGATCTTTTTCGCGGGATCCTTTTCTTTTTTCAGAGATGAAATCATCAATTGGGAAAGAAGTGAATCTACCGCTATTACAAGAGAAATTAAATTAGATTACAATAGCGCATTAGAAAATCTTGACAAAAAACACGTTCTGCACGGAAGAAACATTACCATATCTAAACCCTCTATTCAAAATAGAGTTGCGGTTTATATGGAAGGCACCAAAGATACTTTGGCTCCGGCCAAACAAAAAGAAGGATCATTCTTTTATCTGGACAAAAAAAACTTTAAACCTTACACTTACGAAGAGTCTTATTCTTTGGGAGAATTTTTATATCGTCTTCATTTCCTGGCCCAGATTCCTTATCCGGTTGGATACTATCTTTCAGGGTTTACCGCTTTGTTTTTCTTATTTGCAATCATAACAGGGCTTTTGCTTCATTGGAACAAAATCGTTTCTAACTTTTACATTTTCCGTCCAAAAGAAAAATTAAAAACACTCTGGACAGATGCCCATACCGCATTAGGAATGATCGGGCTTCCGTTTCAATTTGTTTATGCAGTAACCGGTGCTTTCTTTATGATTAAGCTTTTAATTGTGGCGCCCGCTGTAATGGCATTATACAAAGGAGATCAGGATAAATTATATAAAGAATTAGAATATAACGATCCTGATTACAAATTCGACAATAAGAAATTAGCAGTACCTTTTGACATCAATAAATTGGTTGCTAAAGCAAAGAGCAACTGGTCTGATTTTGAGATTACACGAGTATTTATTCAAAACTACGGCGATGCAAACATGCACGTTTTAGTAGAAGGTGAACTACCAAGTCATAAAAAGTTTACCGGAATTGGAAAAGTTATTTACCGTGTTTCAGACGGAAAGGAAATCGCAAGAAAAAATCCAGTGACACAAACAAGTTACATTGGAGTTGTAAAAAATGTTTTGTACCGAATTCATTTTGGCGACTACGGAGGTTATGCCTTAAAAATAGTAAGTTTTATTTTAGGCATCATAACTTGTTTTGTAATTATTTCGGGAGTCATGATTTGGTTGGTAGCCAGACAAAAAAACAATTTACCTGAAAAGAAAAGACGTTTTAACGCCGCTGTTGTTCGCATTTATCTGGCTATTTGCTTGAGTATGTATCCTATCACAGCACTTGCATTTATAATTGTAAAAGTTTTTTATCCTTTAACTAAGAGCAATCTTTTTCTTGTTTATTTTGGAGGATGGTTACTGCTGACCCTCTTTTTTATCATTAAAAAGAATGATGCTTTTACAAATAAGTTTTGTCTTATCTCAGGAAGTATCTTAGGTTTTTTAATTCCAATTACAAATGGAATTATTTCTGGGAAATGGTTCTGGAATTCGTTTATAGAAAATAAATTTCAAATCTTCTTCATTGATGTATTCTGGATTGCTTTAGCTTCTATAACTTTTTATACAGCTTATCATTTAAAACCTAAAAAACGAATTAGCGCATAA
- a CDS encoding TonB-dependent receptor, whose protein sequence is MKYKFTISLLSFCFFLLTSTIISAQEKATIKGKITVSHDDSPEAISIALKGTRFGTITDENGNYKIKNVKPGTYTLKVSAIGYSSTEKKITVNAGDELVQNFNITTNSEELTEVVVNGGKNRFARKENQQVSRLPLKNLENPQVYTTISAGVLKEQVVTTFDDALKNAPGITQLWASTGRGGDGASYYSLRGFPVQATIVNGVPGLTNGSLDPANIDRVEIIKGPSGTLFGSSLISYGGLINTTTKRPYKGFGGEVNYTAGSYGLNRATVDLNTSLNDKKTLNFRVNSAYNKQESFQDAGFIESFFIAPSLSYEVNDRLSFLVNTEFMSNETTNPTMLFLDRANPLRVHNIAELKYDNNRSYTSNELTIKTPSYNIQAQMNYKLSSQWTSHTIFSTSNAKSTGNYAYLYEATSNKAFSSITDGIVLARFFNYQDNKNTTFDIQQNFIGDFKIGNLRNRLVVGLDYYNRVGLDRGTGYFGNGYIYIGDDLASFNTIVGPSNGDTGNLTKVGSDAIVGNAPRYNNKTKQEVYSAYFSDVINFTPALSAMVSLRADRFINSGDVSTDEDNYNQTSLSPKFGLVYQPIIDKVSIFANYMNGFSNVAPGENVNGTIRTPVTFDPEHANQIEFGTKLNIFKDKIYATLSYYDIKVSNMVYSVRPNATDVTNFQDGAQHNKGFEAEFIANPVTGLNIILGYSYNDATLTKGDADFVGFRPESAGAYNLANLWASYKFTNGLLRGFGVGFGGNYVGDNKIMNRAVSGTFTIPEYTVINSSLFYNTEKFGITLKLNNITNEEIYDGWSTVHPKDPRTFAASFTYKF, encoded by the coding sequence ATGAAATATAAATTCACAATTTCTCTTTTGAGCTTTTGTTTTTTTCTACTAACAAGCACAATTATCTCTGCACAAGAAAAAGCAACTATAAAAGGTAAAATCACCGTGAGCCACGACGATTCGCCTGAAGCAATTTCAATCGCCCTAAAAGGAACCAGATTTGGAACAATAACAGACGAAAACGGTAATTATAAAATTAAAAACGTAAAACCAGGAACGTACACTTTAAAAGTTTCAGCTATTGGATATTCTTCAACAGAGAAAAAAATAACAGTTAATGCAGGTGATGAACTAGTTCAAAACTTTAATATCACTACCAACTCTGAAGAATTAACTGAAGTTGTAGTAAATGGTGGCAAAAACCGTTTTGCTCGTAAAGAAAACCAACAAGTATCAAGATTGCCTCTTAAGAATCTTGAAAATCCACAGGTTTATACCACAATTAGCGCAGGAGTTTTAAAAGAACAAGTAGTAACAACATTTGATGATGCATTAAAAAATGCACCTGGTATTACACAACTTTGGGCTTCAACAGGTCGTGGAGGAGATGGAGCAAGTTACTACTCTTTAAGAGGATTTCCAGTTCAAGCAACTATTGTAAACGGAGTTCCAGGCTTAACAAACGGTAGTTTAGACCCTGCAAACATTGACAGAGTAGAAATTATCAAAGGCCCTTCTGGAACTTTATTTGGAAGCAGCTTAATTTCATACGGAGGATTAATCAATACTACAACAAAAAGACCTTATAAAGGATTTGGCGGAGAAGTAAACTATACAGCAGGAAGCTACGGATTAAACCGCGCAACTGTAGATCTTAACACTTCGCTAAACGACAAAAAAACACTTAATTTCAGAGTTAACTCAGCATACAATAAACAAGAGAGTTTTCAAGATGCTGGTTTTATAGAATCATTTTTCATAGCGCCATCGTTATCTTATGAAGTGAATGATAGATTATCATTCTTAGTAAATACAGAATTCATGAGTAACGAAACAACAAACCCAACAATGTTGTTTCTAGACAGAGCAAATCCGTTAAGAGTTCACAATATTGCTGAATTAAAATACGACAACAATCGTTCGTACACAAGCAACGAATTAACAATCAAAACGCCTTCTTATAATATTCAGGCACAAATGAATTATAAGCTTTCTAGTCAATGGACTTCTCATACTATTTTCTCGACGAGTAATGCTAAGTCTACTGGAAATTATGCTTATCTATATGAAGCAACTAGTAATAAGGCATTTTCTTCTATTACCGACGGTATTGTTTTAGCAAGATTTTTCAATTACCAAGACAATAAAAACACCACTTTTGATATACAGCAAAATTTTATTGGTGATTTTAAAATAGGAAATTTAAGAAACAGACTTGTTGTTGGTTTAGATTACTACAACAGAGTTGGGCTTGATCGTGGTACAGGATACTTTGGAAACGGATATATTTATATTGGAGACGATTTAGCATCATTCAACACAATCGTTGGTCCTTCAAATGGTGACACAGGAAATTTAACAAAAGTAGGATCTGATGCAATTGTAGGAAACGCTCCAAGATACAACAATAAAACAAAACAGGAAGTTTACAGCGCTTATTTCTCTGATGTAATTAACTTTACTCCTGCTCTTTCTGCAATGGTAAGTTTACGTGCCGATCGTTTTATAAACAGCGGAGATGTTTCAACTGATGAAGATAACTACAACCAAACTTCTTTATCACCAAAATTCGGATTAGTTTATCAGCCAATCATCGATAAAGTATCTATTTTCGCTAACTACATGAATGGTTTTTCAAACGTAGCTCCGGGCGAAAATGTAAATGGAACAATAAGAACTCCTGTAACGTTTGACCCTGAACATGCTAACCAAATAGAATTTGGTACAAAACTGAATATCTTTAAAGATAAAATTTACGCTACTTTAAGCTACTACGACATTAAAGTTTCGAATATGGTTTATAGTGTTAGACCAAATGCAACAGACGTAACAAACTTCCAAGACGGCGCGCAGCACAATAAAGGTTTTGAAGCTGAATTTATTGCTAATCCAGTTACTGGTTTAAACATTATTCTTGGTTACAGCTATAATGACGCAACTCTAACTAAAGGAGATGCTGACTTTGTAGGGTTCAGACCAGAAAGTGCAGGAGCTTACAACTTAGCAAACTTATGGGCAAGCTATAAATTCACTAATGGATTATTAAGAGGATTTGGTGTAGGATTTGGAGGAAACTATGTGGGAGACAACAAAATCATGAACCGAGCAGTTTCGGGAACATTTACAATTCCAGAGTACACCGTAATTAACTCTTCTTTATTTTACAATACGGAAAAATTTGGAATAACACTAAAACTAAATAATATCACAAACGAAGAAATCTATGACGGATGGTCAACAGTACATCCAAAAGATCCTAGAACTTTTGCCGCAAGTTTTACTTATAAATTCTAA
- a CDS encoding 2-oxoglutarate dehydrogenase E1 component: MDRFSFLNAAHTEFFAQLYDQYLVNPDSVEPSWRSFFQGFDFGQTVYNDENPVQQIVEYVTSPSADYSQVSEKLKKEFNVLKLIDGYRTRGHLFTKTNPVRDRRQSSPTLDIENFGLSTADLSTVFDAAQTIGIPPSSLQDIVNRLKAIYCQHIGIEYMYIRNPGVVKWIQDKLAVNVNQPNFSTDEKKTILNKLNEAVSFENFLHTKYVGQKRFSLEGGESIIPALDALIEQAAEKGVEQFVMGMAHRGRLNVLANIFGKSTQDIFGEFDGKDYDQEYFDGDVKYHLGLTADKKTRSGKSININLAPNPSHLETVGAVIEGITRAKQDKYYNDDFSKVLPIAVHGDAAIAGQGILYEIIQMAQLDGYKTGGTIHIVINNQVGFTTNYLDARSSTYCTDVAKVTLSPVLHVNADDAEAVVHAVSFALDYRMQFGRDVFIDLLGYRKYGHNEGDEPRFTQPVLYKIIAKHKNPRDIYAEKLLSDGVIDASYVNALEKEYKSALEQNLEASRKKDLTIITPFMKNEWEGFVQVTDKQMLEKVDTTFDKKGLDSIISTISTLPADKKFISKISKIVTDRKTGYDNNTLDWGTAEALAYGSLLTEGFDVRISGQDVERGTFSHRHAVVKVEDSEEEVILLNGIENKKGKFGVFNSLLSEYGVLGFDYGYALANPKALTIWEAQFGDFSNGAQIMIDQYISCGEDKWNNQNGIVLLLPHGYEGQGAEHSSARMERYLQLCARQNMYVADCTTPANFFHLLRRQMKTNFRKPLVVFSPKSLLRDPRCVSTVEELATGSFQETIDDNTVDKKGVKTLVFVTGKFYYDIVAERENNGRNDVAVVRIEQLFPLPVEQLKAIIAQYPNADDYVWAQEEPKNMGAYSFMLMNFDLVKWRLASLKAYAAPASGSYTRAKRRHADAIRMVFDKNLFR, encoded by the coding sequence ATGGATAGGTTTTCATTTTTAAATGCAGCGCATACAGAGTTTTTTGCACAATTATACGATCAATATTTAGTAAACCCAGACAGCGTTGAGCCTAGCTGGAGAAGTTTCTTTCAAGGTTTTGACTTTGGACAAACGGTTTATAATGACGAAAATCCGGTGCAGCAAATCGTTGAGTATGTGACTAGCCCAAGCGCAGACTACAGTCAGGTTTCAGAAAAACTAAAAAAAGAATTCAACGTTCTAAAATTAATTGACGGATACCGTACTCGCGGGCATTTGTTTACTAAAACAAACCCTGTTCGTGACCGTAGGCAATCTTCGCCAACTTTAGATATTGAAAATTTTGGATTATCAACAGCTGACCTTTCAACTGTTTTTGATGCTGCGCAGACAATCGGAATTCCGCCTTCTTCTTTACAGGATATCGTAAATCGTCTTAAAGCTATTTACTGTCAGCATATCGGTATTGAGTATATGTACATCAGGAATCCTGGCGTTGTAAAATGGATTCAGGATAAATTAGCTGTAAATGTTAATCAGCCTAATTTCTCTACAGACGAAAAGAAAACGATCTTAAATAAATTAAACGAAGCTGTTTCTTTTGAGAACTTTTTGCACACCAAATATGTGGGACAAAAACGTTTCTCTCTAGAAGGTGGTGAATCTATTATCCCGGCTCTTGATGCTTTAATTGAACAAGCTGCTGAAAAAGGTGTTGAACAATTCGTAATGGGAATGGCACACCGTGGTCGTTTGAACGTTTTGGCAAACATCTTCGGAAAATCTACTCAGGATATCTTTGGTGAATTTGATGGTAAAGACTACGATCAGGAATATTTTGATGGTGACGTAAAATACCATTTAGGTCTTACGGCTGACAAAAAAACAAGATCTGGAAAAAGCATCAACATCAATTTAGCACCAAACCCTTCTCACTTAGAAACTGTTGGAGCTGTAATTGAAGGAATCACCAGAGCAAAACAAGATAAATATTACAATGACGATTTCTCTAAAGTATTGCCAATCGCAGTACACGGAGATGCTGCAATCGCAGGTCAGGGTATTTTATATGAAATCATTCAAATGGCTCAGCTTGATGGTTACAAAACTGGAGGAACTATCCATATTGTAATCAACAATCAGGTTGGATTCACAACAAACTACTTAGACGCTCGTTCATCAACTTACTGTACAGACGTTGCTAAAGTAACTTTATCACCAGTATTACACGTAAATGCTGATGATGCTGAAGCTGTTGTACACGCTGTATCTTTTGCATTAGATTACAGAATGCAATTTGGACGTGATGTATTTATCGATTTATTAGGATACAGAAAATACGGTCATAACGAAGGTGACGAACCTCGTTTTACTCAACCGGTTTTATATAAAATCATTGCTAAACATAAAAACCCAAGAGACATCTATGCTGAGAAATTATTATCTGACGGCGTAATCGATGCATCTTATGTTAATGCTTTAGAAAAAGAATACAAATCTGCTTTAGAACAAAATCTAGAGGCTTCTCGTAAAAAAGATTTAACAATCATTACTCCATTCATGAAAAACGAATGGGAAGGATTTGTTCAGGTTACTGATAAACAAATGTTGGAGAAAGTTGATACTACTTTTGACAAAAAAGGATTGGACTCTATCATCAGTACAATCTCAACATTACCAGCAGACAAAAAATTCATCAGTAAAATAAGCAAAATTGTTACGGATAGAAAAACTGGATACGACAACAATACGCTGGATTGGGGAACTGCAGAAGCACTTGCTTACGGATCGCTTTTAACAGAAGGATTTGATGTTCGTATTTCAGGTCAGGACGTTGAGCGTGGAACTTTCTCTCACCGTCACGCGGTAGTTAAAGTGGAAGATTCTGAAGAAGAAGTAATTCTTTTGAATGGTATTGAAAACAAAAAAGGTAAATTCGGCGTATTCAATTCGCTTTTATCTGAATATGGAGTTTTAGGTTTTGATTATGGATATGCATTAGCAAACCCTAAAGCCTTAACGATTTGGGAAGCACAATTTGGAGATTTCTCTAACGGAGCTCAAATTATGATTGACCAATACATTTCATGTGGTGAAGATAAATGGAACAACCAAAACGGTATCGTTTTATTATTGCCTCATGGATATGAAGGACAAGGTGCAGAACACTCTTCTGCAAGAATGGAGCGTTACTTACAACTTTGCGCAAGACAAAATATGTATGTTGCAGATTGTACAACGCCAGCCAACTTCTTCCACTTGCTAAGAAGACAAATGAAAACAAATTTCCGTAAACCTTTGGTGGTTTTCTCTCCAAAAAGTTTACTACGTGATCCTAGATGTGTATCAACAGTTGAGGAATTGGCAACTGGAAGTTTCCAGGAAACAATTGATGATAATACAGTAGATAAAAAAGGTGTAAAAACGTTAGTTTTTGTTACTGGTAAATTCTACTATGACATCGTTGCAGAAAGAGAAAACAACGGAAGAAATGACGTTGCAGTTGTTCGTATCGAACAATTATTTCCTTTACCTGTAGAGCAATTAAAAGCAATTATCGCACAATATCCAAATGCTGATGATTATGTTTGGGCTCAGGAAGAACCTAAAAACATGGGGGCTTACAGCTTTATGTTGATGAACTTTGATCTTGTAAAATGGAGATTAGCGTCATTAAAAGCTTATGCTGCACCTGCATCTGGAAGTTATACACGTGCAAAACGTCGTCATGCAGATGCAATTAGAATGGTATTCGATAAAAATTTATTCAGATAA
- a CDS encoding TonB-dependent receptor → MRGKFTITLIGFCFLFFAQTSVLAQQKTVIKGTVTSVEGQALENVSVQLRGTKIGTLTDSQGLYEIKNISLGDYTIRVSSVGHTSKEKKITVSGEPEIIENFTISTNTEELEEVFIKGNINKYNKSESPFVSKMQIKNLENSQVYSVVTKSLMRDQLVINQDDALKNVPGLYQLWAATGKVGDGGSYFASRGFVTQSLLRDGIAGKITNSVDAANLERIESIKGPSATLFGSILTSYGGLINRVTKKPTETFRGDISYQSGSYGLNRLSADFNTPLNDDKTALLRINAAYNDANTFQDYGKNRSYFFAPSFLYKINDKLSISIDAELSSVNSSSPAFTYIPYGQTPKSINLYNAKEIARDWKRSFTGGEFMMNTKTANIFAQAHYQINENWKSQTIFSSSANQSDGPQAWFYLLGNNKMSRNAWNMVGKDNIIEFQQNFNGQTELFGMKHQLLFGGDILRSETNSSLGYLGGDPNNPFKTDYDIVDYSAANSNYYNFNPNNIEPLFVNGYQYRTITSLTTYSLYAADVINITDQLILSAALRFDHYKNNGTYDPATNINSGAFSQNSFSPKLGLVYQIIKDKVAVFGNYQNSFKNIGYLFANVNGNPELKQFDPEKANQFEAGFKLNILQDKLSANLSYYNIEVKNIVRAGQVVNTNVQDGNQTSKGFEAEVTTNPFSGLNLIFGYAYNNSKLNNANADVNGLRPETAGPENLINYWISYSLQTSKLRGLGFGIGGNSGSETFVYNRNPTGSGNPADVETFVLPSYSIVNATLYYDQPKYRLSLKVDNLTDELYFNGYTTVNIQAPRTFMGSITYKF, encoded by the coding sequence ATGAGAGGGAAATTTACAATTACACTAATTGGTTTTTGCTTTTTATTCTTTGCGCAAACATCCGTTTTAGCACAACAAAAAACAGTTATAAAAGGAACTGTAACCTCGGTAGAGGGCCAGGCTTTGGAGAATGTTTCGGTTCAGTTGCGCGGAACTAAAATAGGAACACTTACTGACAGTCAGGGTTTATATGAAATAAAAAATATCAGTTTAGGAGATTATACAATACGTGTATCTTCAGTTGGTCATACTTCAAAAGAAAAGAAAATCACCGTTAGCGGTGAACCTGAAATTATAGAAAATTTCACCATTTCTACTAATACTGAAGAACTTGAAGAAGTTTTTATTAAAGGAAACATCAACAAATACAACAAATCTGAGAGTCCATTTGTCTCAAAAATGCAAATTAAAAATCTTGAAAACTCACAAGTTTATAGTGTTGTTACCAAAAGTTTGATGAGAGATCAACTGGTTATTAACCAAGATGACGCCTTAAAAAATGTACCCGGACTATATCAGCTTTGGGCTGCAACGGGAAAAGTTGGTGATGGAGGTTCTTATTTTGCTTCTCGCGGATTTGTTACACAAAGTTTATTAAGAGACGGAATTGCCGGAAAAATCACAAATAGTGTTGATGCTGCAAACCTGGAAAGAATTGAAAGCATAAAAGGACCTTCGGCAACACTTTTCGGAAGTATACTAACTTCATATGGAGGTCTGATTAACAGAGTTACCAAAAAACCAACAGAAACTTTCAGAGGAGATATTAGTTATCAATCCGGAAGCTATGGCTTAAACCGATTATCAGCCGATTTTAACACACCTTTAAATGACGATAAAACCGCTTTGTTACGAATAAATGCGGCTTACAATGATGCAAATACATTTCAGGATTACGGAAAAAACAGAAGCTACTTTTTTGCTCCCTCTTTTTTATATAAAATAAATGACAAACTGTCGATTTCAATTGATGCAGAATTATCATCGGTTAATTCATCATCGCCAGCATTTACTTATATTCCGTACGGGCAAACTCCAAAAAGCATCAATTTATATAATGCAAAAGAAATCGCCAGAGATTGGAAAAGATCTTTTACAGGTGGCGAATTCATGATGAATACTAAAACGGCCAATATTTTTGCACAAGCCCATTATCAAATAAACGAAAACTGGAAATCGCAGACTATTTTTAGCTCAAGCGCCAATCAATCAGACGGGCCTCAGGCTTGGTTCTATTTATTAGGAAACAACAAAATGTCCAGAAATGCCTGGAATATGGTAGGAAAAGACAATATTATTGAGTTTCAACAAAACTTTAATGGCCAGACAGAACTTTTTGGAATGAAGCACCAATTGCTTTTTGGCGGCGATATTTTGAGATCTGAAACCAACAGCAGTCTTGGATATCTTGGTGGAGATCCAAACAATCCTTTTAAAACAGATTATGATATTGTAGATTATTCTGCTGCAAATTCGAATTATTACAATTTCAACCCAAATAATATTGAGCCCTTATTTGTAAATGGTTATCAATACAGAACCATTACTTCTTTGACAACTTATAGTTTGTATGCTGCAGATGTTATCAATATTACAGATCAGTTAATTCTTTCAGCTGCTTTACGTTTTGATCATTATAAGAACAACGGAACTTATGATCCTGCAACAAATATTAATTCCGGGGCTTTTTCGCAAAATTCCTTTTCTCCAAAACTTGGACTTGTTTACCAAATTATCAAAGACAAAGTTGCTGTTTTTGGAAACTATCAAAACAGTTTTAAAAACATTGGTTATTTATTTGCCAACGTAAATGGGAATCCGGAATTAAAACAATTTGATCCGGAAAAAGCAAATCAGTTTGAAGCTGGTTTTAAATTAAATATTTTACAGGATAAACTAAGCGCCAATTTAAGTTACTATAATATTGAAGTAAAAAATATTGTTCGCGCAGGGCAAGTGGTTAACACCAACGTTCAGGACGGAAACCAAACCAGTAAAGGTTTTGAAGCAGAAGTTACAACAAACCCTTTTTCTGGTTTAAACCTAATTTTTGGATATGCCTACAACAATAGCAAACTAAACAATGCAAATGCCGATGTAAATGGTCTAAGACCTGAAACTGCGGGACCTGAAAACTTAATTAATTACTGGATTAGTTATAGTCTGCAAACTTCTAAACTAAGAGGATTAGGTTTTGGTATTGGAGGGAATTCTGGAAGTGAAACTTTTGTTTACAATCGAAATCCAACGGGTTCAGGAAATCCTGCAGATGTTGAAACCTTTGTTTTACCATCATATTCTATTGTAAATGCTACATTATATTACGACCAGCCCAAATACAGACTTTCATTAAAAGTAGACAATCTTACAGACGAACTTTATTTTAATGGTTATACAACTGTAAATATACAGGCTCCAAGAACTTTTATGGGAAGCATAACTTATAAGTTCTAA
- the odhB gene encoding 2-oxoglutarate dehydrogenase complex dihydrolipoyllysine-residue succinyltransferase, translating into MILEMKVPSPGESIKEVEIATWLVKDGDYVEKDQAIAEVDSDKATLELPAEMSGVITLKAEEGDTVAVGAVVCLIDTDAAKPAGGAAAPAAEAPKAEAPKAEAPKAEAPKAAPAAATSYAAGTPSPAARKILDEKNIAPASVSGTGKGGRITKDDAVNAVPSMGTPTGGSRGTERTKLSMLRRKVAERLVSAKNETAMLTTFNEVNMTPINQIRNEYKDAFKAKHGGLGLGFMSFFTKAVTRALQLYPDVNSMMDGDYKIAYDFADISIAVSGPKGLMVPVVRNAELLTFRGIEAEIKRLALRARDGQITVDDMTGGTFTITNGGVFGSMLSTPIINPPQSGILGMHNIIERPIAVNGKVEIHPMMYVALSYDHRIIDGRESVGFLVAVKEALENPLELLMNGDAKRALEL; encoded by the coding sequence ATGATTTTAGAAATGAAAGTCCCATCACCAGGGGAATCAATAAAAGAAGTTGAAATTGCAACTTGGTTAGTAAAAGACGGAGATTATGTAGAGAAAGATCAAGCTATTGCTGAAGTTGATTCAGACAAAGCTACTCTTGAATTACCTGCTGAAATGAGCGGTGTAATTACACTAAAAGCTGAAGAAGGTGATACAGTAGCAGTAGGTGCTGTAGTTTGTTTAATTGATACTGATGCAGCAAAACCTGCAGGTGGTGCAGCAGCTCCAGCGGCTGAGGCTCCGAAAGCGGAAGCTCCAAAGGCAGAAGCTCCAAAAGCTGAGGCTCCAAAAGCAGCTCCGGCAGCAGCAACAAGTTATGCAGCTGGGACTCCATCTCCTGCAGCAAGAAAAATATTAGACGAAAAAAATATTGCTCCGGCATCAGTTTCAGGAACTGGTAAAGGTGGAAGAATCACTAAAGATGATGCTGTAAATGCAGTACCTTCAATGGGAACTCCAACTGGAGGAAGCCGTGGAACTGAGCGTACAAAATTATCAATGTTACGTCGTAAAGTAGCAGAAAGATTAGTTTCAGCTAAAAATGAAACAGCTATGCTTACTACTTTCAACGAAGTAAACATGACGCCAATCAACCAAATTCGTAACGAGTACAAAGATGCTTTCAAAGCTAAACATGGTGGTTTAGGTTTAGGATTTATGTCATTCTTTACAAAAGCAGTTACAAGAGCTTTACAATTATATCCAGATGTTAACTCAATGATGGATGGTGATTACAAAATCGCTTACGATTTTGCTGATATCTCTATCGCAGTTTCTGGACCAAAAGGATTAATGGTTCCTGTTGTTCGTAATGCTGAACTTTTAACTTTCCGTGGAATTGAAGCTGAAATCAAAAGATTAGCTTTAAGAGCTCGTGATGGTCAAATTACAGTTGACGATATGACTGGAGGAACTTTCACAATCACAAATGGTGGAGTTTTTGGAAGTATGTTATCTACTCCAATTATCAACCCTCCTCAATCAGGAATTTTAGGAATGCACAACATTATTGAGCGTCCAATTGCTGTAAACGGAAAAGTTGAAATTCACCCAATGATGTACGTTGCTCTTTCTTACGATCATAGAATTATCGACGGACGTGAGTCAGTTGGTTTCTTGGTTGCTGTAAAAGAAGCTTTAGAAAACCCATTAGAATTATTGATGAATGGCGATGCTAAACGTGCTTTAGAATTGTAG